From the Acidovorax sp. NCPPB 3576 genome, the window CGTTGCTCCCCGTGTAGAAAGTGCCACGCTGAGAATATTTGACGCCCTCGCCCTTCATGAGGTTGAAATTGGAAGTTGCCATTATTCAATCATCCATGCGTCGTTAAACAGGTTATAGAAAAATCCGAATCGACTGAATTGCTTATTGAGCTTCACATTGTCATTTGTAGCGGACAAATAAACTCCATTCCCCATAATCGGCTTGTCTTTGTAGAAGACCGCGTTATCGATCCGGGAATTGGTATAGAAGTAAGTTCTATCGCCGTCCTCTGGCAGTTCCGGCAAATACCAAAGACCGGCCGCAGTATTCAACGATGTGGCAATATGATTAACACGGTTATTGCCCAGCTGCGTATTGCCATACATATCGCCGCCGGACGCCGTCAGCGTTGACGAGGGCAACGCTCCAGTGGGCTTCCACCGGCCCCAGGTCGCGCCTACCTTTTTCCTCGCGAAGCGCAGTCCCACCCCCAGGGCGTTCCCTACCACGCTGGGTACAGCGGTTTGCGTCGCGCGGATGCCTGCACCTGCCCCGAAGCCCAGCGTCTCTACCACCCAGTCGTAAGACGTGCCCCAGCCCGCGCTGGCAGAGTTGGCTGTGATCACGGGCAGGTGCGTGGTTGCATAGGCGCTGTTGACGCCGGTGATGACCGTCACGCTGTTGAGCGGCGCGAGGTCCGCGTCCGTGTAAGTGCCGGCGGCTATGGTCTGCACGCCCGCTGCCGCCCCGTTGGCGGCCAGCACAAGCCGCCAGCTGGCCAGCGTGCCCGCGCCCATGGTGGCGTTGACCTGCAGGGTGATCTGACCCGTGCTGCGGTCGTGCGCAGTCACCGGCCCGGCCATCCAGATGGAGGTGTCCGCCGTGCTGACCGCCGACACGTACTGGCCGACCGCAAAGGACTTGCCCGCCTCGATCGCGAAGACCTTCGCGCCCAGACCGATCGTCAGGCTGGTGGTGCTGGTGGACTCGAAGGCGAAAGCGGCCAGGCTCAGGGCAGTGTCCCGCGCTCCTTCGGCTCCGGTTCGCGCTGTTTCCGCGCCAGTGCGGGCCGTCTCGGCACCGGTGCGCGCCGTGCCCGCGAGGCCCGCCTGCGAGTCGGCCGCGTCGCGCGCTGCCTCGGCGCCGGTGCGCGCCGTCTCTGCGCCCGTGCGCGCGGTGCTGGCCAGGCCGGCCTGAGTGGTGGCGGTGCCCGCTGCATTGTTCGCCGTGTTGCGGTAGCCCATGGCCAGGTCGGCCTGTGCGGTGGCCGTGGCTGCCGAAACATCCGCAGCCACGGCCCGCTCGTTTGCGGCCGTGGCGTTCTGGTATGCGTTGGCGCCCAGGTCATTTGCCTGCGGCACAAAGGCCACCTGTGCCGCGACGGTGGCAAAACCCTTGGCGTTGAAATCCGCTGGCGTGTCGGTCGGCAGCGGCGCCGGAGGCAGCACGTCGATGATCGGCGGGGAAACGATGGCGGTCATGTCAGCCCTTCCAGCTCCAGTTCGGAGTCTGCGTAGTCGTAGTAGGAAATCACGATGTCAAAGGACTTGTAGAAGCCGTAGACCGTGGTCGATTCGTAGCGGCCGGAGCCGATCCAAAGGCATGGCTTGGCGCGCACCTCGGCCAGGAAGGCGTTGAATGCATCCACTTCGGCCGCTGTCAGCAGGAGCGAGAAGCTGGCGCGCTTTGCGAACGCGCGCTCGACCACCACCACGTCACCGAACTCCGTGCGCTCCTTGCGGCTGTAGTCTTGGATGCCCACCCGCGCGCCGGACTTGACCCCCAGCCCGAAAGTGCGCAACTGGCCCAGCAGCAACACGCCCACCGCCAGCAGCGCACTGCCAGTGAAGTCGATCAGCACGTCAGCGCCGGGGAAGCTGGGGATGTCCATCAAAACGGCCTGCGTGGCCGCGCGGCGCTCCCCGAAGAACCACTCCCACCATCCCACCGAGACAGGCACGCGGGAGAGATCCACCGTCTTGTCATACACCGTCCCGTAGGTGGGATCGATCACGCGCACGCGCATGCTCGTCGCCCCTATGAGATTGAGCGCGGACAGAGATGTGATCGCCTGGCCCGGCCGCAGCCGGTACTGGATGGTGGACGCCTGCGCGGTCTGCGAACTCACCGAGCGGTCGAAGACCTTCCAGCGGTTCGTGGCGCCCACCTCCACCCAGAAGCCCGCCGTGGTCGTCGGGTCCTTGCCGACGTTGCCATCCTGCGTGCTCTGGAACACCTTGTGCGCGCCGACGTGGATCACCCGGGCGCCGGCGGCGTAGGTGGTGCCCGAGGACCACGCGGGATAGTCGGCCTCGGCCACGTTGGTGCTCACCAGCATGGCTGCGGTGACGATCAGCGGCCGCACCACGTTCAGATTTCGGATGCTCATGCAGTCGCCTCTTCTCTCTCAGCCGGCAGGCCATCGCCGTCCCAGCGGTCCAGCACCTTTGCCACGCGTGCATTCAAACGCAGGAGCGCGCCCGCTTGGGTCCGGTTTTCTTCCCGCAGCGCGCGCACCTCAGCGACCAACTCGGCGGTAGCGAAACCGCTCCCCCATGCCGTGCCGCTGGCCCAGGGGTTGAACGCCTTGGGCACGATGGCCTCGCCCTCGTGAATCTGGGCCAGCATGTCTCTCTGGACGTAGTTGGTCCCAACCGCGAAAGCAGGAATACCCACCGTGGCGCCGGCCTTGATCCAGTCGGACAGGAAAAACCCGCTCAAGATGGAAAGGTCATCCATCGTTGCGCCCGCACCCTTGAACGCGGTCAGCAGCCCGGTCAGGTCGCCAGATCCGTCGTAGGAGTGGTACAGCGGCGCCAAGACATCCAGCTGGGCAATCAGCGCCTGGTCGATGATCGGCTCATACCCGACCCCGGCCGTGCCCGCTGACATCACCCGGCTGTACTTGGCGGTAGCGGCAGGCGCGGTGCTTCCACTGCCTCCCCACACCGCTCCGCCGCTGTTGACCTCCGTCGGGGCCTTGGTGTTCACCCCCGCGGTCTTCGCCCCGAGTGCCAACGCCACGCGGTCCACCGCCTGCGCCACAGTGAGGGTGGCATCGAAGGTTCCGTTGGCGATGTCGATCTGCCGGCGCCAGTACTCCAGCACCTTGTCCTGCGCGCGCAGCTGGTCGTTCAGCGTCTTGGTTTGGGCATCCAGCGCTGCCAGCTGGTTGTCCATCGCCTCGACCTGCTGCTCCGCCAGCGTTTTCTGCTTGCCGCTGATCGCCTCCAGCTGTGACAGCTTGCCGGCCAGCACCAGCGCATCCCGGTCCTTCTCAAACTGGGTGCTGTAGCTCTGGGAATCCAGGCCACCGCGGGCCGCAGTGATGGCCTCCTGCAGCGGCGCCTGCTCCGGCAGGTAACCTGTGCTCTTCGCGTTGGCCAGCGCTTGATCGATGAAGGCGAACCCTTGTGCGGCCTGCAGCTTGGCTGTGGACTCCACCTGGCCATACAGATCCTGCGCCTGACCACGCACCAGCTCAAACACACCGGTGATGAGCGAGAGCGACTCGTTCGCGATATCGCGCTGCAGGTTGGTGGCGGTGCGCTGCGCATCGATGTTCTCGATCTGCGCATTGATCCGCTCGCTCTCCAGCGTGGCCGCGTCGCGCAACCGCGAGTAAGCCGTTTCGCGAGCCTCCTGCGCCTTGACCAGCGCCTGGGCAGCATCCTCCGCCTTGTAGATCTCGATCACCATCGCGGCCAAGGCCGGATTGAGGTCCAGCAACGCGTAGTACTCCTGCAGCCGGCGCAGGTCCAGCGCCTGGCGGTCCTTGCCCTGGGCGATCAAGAGCCGCTGCTCCAGGTCCCGGCCCTTGTCCGCAATGCTCTGCTGGCGCTGCGCCGCCTCTTGCGCCGCACGCACACCGTCGTCCGCTGCGGCGGTGACGCCAGCAAACGCACCGGCCAGTTGGACCAGCACGGCGTACGCCTTGCGACCAGCATCGGTGTTGAGGTCCTGTGCATCGATCAGAGCCCGGTATTGGGCGCGAGCGTCGGTGGCATCAATGTCCGGCAGCTTGATGTCAATAGCGTCAGCCTGCGATTGCAGTTGCCGCTGCATGGCTGCACGCTGCTCCTCCTTCGAATAAAAGTTCTGAAAGTAGGTCCCTGTGGCTTCGCGCATCTTGTCGGCACCGCCGAACGAGTCGATCAGCTTGCTTGCCATGTCGGCGCCGGCGAGACTTGCGTCGTACAGCGAAACACCGAGCATTTCGAAGATGCCATTGACCGTCGTGATGCTCCCGGCGAGGCGGGTCAGCGTGTCGATCGCCTTCTCGTTCTCGCGG encodes:
- a CDS encoding carbohydrate-binding protein; translation: MSIRNLNVVRPLIVTAAMLVSTNVAEADYPAWSSGTTYAAGARVIHVGAHKVFQSTQDGNVGKDPTTTAGFWVEVGATNRWKVFDRSVSSQTAQASTIQYRLRPGQAITSLSALNLIGATSMRVRVIDPTYGTVYDKTVDLSRVPVSVGWWEWFFGERRAATQAVLMDIPSFPGADVLIDFTGSALLAVGVLLLGQLRTFGLGVKSGARVGIQDYSRKERTEFGDVVVVERAFAKRASFSLLLTAAEVDAFNAFLAEVRAKPCLWIGSGRYESTTVYGFYKSFDIVISYYDYADSELELEGLT